From the genome of Perca fluviatilis chromosome 1, GENO_Pfluv_1.0, whole genome shotgun sequence, one region includes:
- the ppp2r2ca gene encoding protein phosphatase 2, regulatory subunit B, gamma a, whose protein sequence is MGEDAESPKINHTFLRDYVTEADVISTVEFNQTGDLLATGDKGGRVVIFQRETESKGESEEVGETGDSGEYNVYSTFQSHEPDFDYLKSLEIEEKINKIRWLPQQNAAHFLLSTNDKTIKLWKVSERDKRPEGYNLKDEEGRIKDISTITSLQVPVLKPTDLMVEVRPRRVFSNGHTYHVNSISVNSDGETYLSADDLRINMWHLGITDRSFNIVDIKPANMEDLTEVITAAEFHPHHCHLFVYSSSKGTLRLCDMRASALCDRHTKLFEEPEDPGSRSFFSEIISSVSDVKFSHSGRYLLTRDYLTAKVWDLNMDKGPVETYQVHEYLRSKLCSLYENDCIFDKFECVWNSSDSVIMTGAYNSFFRMFDRETGRGVTLEAWRESSKPRAVLRTRRVYNGGKRRRGDVGVDSLDFTKKILHMAWHPSENIIAIAATNNLYIFQDRVNPEAQVQ, encoded by the exons ATGGGCGAGGACGCTGAGAGCCCCAAAATCAACCACACCTTCCTGCGAGACTACGTCACTGAAG CTGATGTCATCTCTACGGTGGAATTTAACCAGACAGGGGACCTGCTGGCTACGGGGGATAAAGGTGGCCGAGTGGTCATCTTTCAGAGAGAGACTGAG TCTAAAGGGGAGTCAGAGGAGGTGGGGGAAACAGGGGACTCTGGAGAGTACAATGTCTACAGCACATTCCAGAGCCACGAGCCGGACTTTGACTACCTGAAGAGTCTGGAGATTGAAGAGAAAATCAACAAGATCAGATGGCTGCCACAGCAGAATGCAGCACATTTCCTCCTCTCCACCAATG ATAAGACCATTAAACTGTGGAAGGTGAGTGAAAGAGACAAGAGACCAGAGGGATACAACCTGAAAGATGAGGAGGGACGGATCAAGGACATCTCTACCATTACCTCTCTTCAg GTGCCGGTGCTGAAACCCACAGATCTGATGGTGGAGGTTCGTCCCAGAAGAGTGTTTTCCAACGGACATACATACCATGTTAACTCCATCTCAGTCAACAGCGACGGGGAGACCTACCTGTCTGCTGATGACCTCCGCATCAATATGTGGCACCTGGGCATCACAGACCGCAGCTTCA ATATTGTGGACATCAAACCAGCCAACATGGAGGATCTGACAGAGGTGATCACAGCAGCAGAGTTCCACCCTCACCACTGTCACTTGTTTGTGTACAGCAGTAGCAAGGGCACCCTGCGCCTCTGTGACATGAGAGCCTCCGCACTCTGTGACAGACACACCAAAC TGTTTGAGGAACCTGAAGATCCAGGGAGCCGGTCCTTTTTCTCAGAGATCATTTCCTCTGTGTCGGATGTGAAGTTCAGCCACAGTGGACGTTACCTGCTGACCAGAGACTACCTCACCGCCAAGGTGTGGGACCTAAACATGGACAAGGGCCCCGTGGAGACGTACCAG GTCCATGAATACCTGAGGAGTAAGCTGTGTTCCCTCTATGAAAACGACTGCATCTTTGACAAGTTTGAGTGTGTTTGGAACAGCTCAGACAG cgTGATCATGACAGGCGCATACAACAGCTTCTTCCGGATGTTTGACAGGGAGACGGGGCGAGGCGTAACCCTAGAGGCTTGGCGCGAAAGCAGCAAACCTCGGGCTGTGCTGCGAACCCGGCGTGTGTATAACGGCGGTAAGCGTCGCCGTGGAGATGTGGGTGTTGATAGCCTGGACTTTACCAAGAAAATCCTGCACATGGCTTGGCACCCATCTGAGAATATCATTGCCATAGCAGCCACCAACAACCTGTACATCTTCCAGGATCGGGTCAACCCTGAGGCGCAGGTACAGTGA
- the pde5aa gene encoding cGMP-specific 3',5'-cyclic phosphodiesterase isoform X2: protein MPCLHSEALEFMESDSATTGASPGAGTEKSYLRETVTDPPVVRDMGWFFSPLWSPRSKTRSRFGGGGKGDQVEAWLDDHSDFTRAYFLRRASAVSGPQEESPMPRFPRSSSDHSDLLRKAHHRRTSSPPTSSYLNLSSLMDRLKPLASNLRAPEWMERSSPDILGSHSPCSPCSPRSSRCSFFSNRPLSPVWPCCPDLPHSPHPLCPTTTNTAACGNGECCPWMLELLRGGLSSMGSVAELCQGAVLHAGELLSADCCSLSLVKKDCGGRNTLEELIAPTALGCLSEGNLCSHAHLELVKSIMGCVMATGSPVNLRDASEDPRFDFDDDQSKIRTVLSVPIKAHRGEVVGVMIMINKRDGCDGSVSVFTNMDEKVLSNHMDVLGMVLDNVQLYESSRQEAKRSQALIEMAKVLSMEHRSFEILLSKMAATIMPFTRAQYCTIFIPSQQTSVVEDQVSFSRVIHLECEELGSTCQIYRRHRDISDVDQSSALRTLVAMKTLNMSKSSEESIKSLICCPVRNERSENVIAVCQLMNKKSRDSDEMEAFNRYDERLLEDLSVYCGLALQYAQAVQITEERRASIEVTQEVLAYHITAAESEIQALQEATIPSVESLNILDFHFSDFGLPEDLTTQATIRMFLDLNLVQDFNIDYKSLCQWVLTVRRGYRNSVPYHNWNHALSTAQSMFAMLKATDELQTIFSRLEILALMIATLNHDLDHRGVSNSYIERSQQPLAQLYGHSSLENHHYNLCLFILNNTGSQILSGLSAEDHRTVLHMIKRAILATDLTVYMERRTEFFSLAKKSRVNWKNEKQKDLLRSMLMTASDLSAITKPWPEQKRIAKLVTMEFFAQGDKEKKEFKIKPIDIMNREKSTRLPYMQVEYIDDICYPLYKAVSRLFNTCSPLLKGCKKNRENWMHLTEKADEEDCENSSCVALETHKNNEEKMQTEE from the exons ATGCCCTGCCTCCACTCTGAAGCGCTGGAATTCATGGAGTCTGACAGTGCGACGACCGGGGCATCTCCTGGCGCTGGGACAGAGAAGTCCTACCTCAGGGAAACCGTGACTGATCCGCCGGTGGTGAGGGACATGGGCTGGTTCTTCTCCCCGCTGTGGAGCCCTCGCTCCAAGACGCGAAGCAGGTTTGGAGGCGGTGGGAAAGGCGACCAAGTGGAAGCATGGCTGGATGACCACTCCGACTTTACAAGGGCTTACTTTTTACGCAGAGCTTCCGC GGTCAGTGGTCCACAGGAAGAGTCCCCAATGCCCAGGTTTCCCAGGAGCAGCTCTGACCACTCTGACCTCCTCAGGAAGGCTCATCATCGCAGGACTTCCTCTCCACCGACCAGCTCATACTTGAACCTTTCATCCTTGATGGACAGGCTCAAACCCCTTGCCTCCAATCTCAGGGCCCCTGAGTGGATGGAACGCTCCAGTCCAGATATATTGGGCAGTCACTCCCCTTGTTCTCCATGCTCTCCTCGCTCTTCACgctgctcttttttttccaaccGTCCTCTTTCTCCCGTTTGGCCTTGCTGCCCTGACTTACCCCACTCTCCTCATCCTCTGTGTCCCACTACTACAAATACTGCAGCCTGTGGCAATGGTGAGTGTTGCCCATGGATGCTGGAGCTCCTGAGAGGAGGTCTCAGCTCGATGGGCTCTGTAGCAGAGCTCTGCCAGGGTGCTGTCTTGCACGCTGGGGAGCTCCTGTCAGCTGATTGTTGCTCCCTATCTCTGGTAAAGAAAGACTGTGGTGGAAGGAACACCTTGGAGGAGTTGATTGCCCCAACAGCGTTAGGGTGCTTAAGCGAGGGCAACCTCTGCAGCCATGCACACCTGGAGCTGGTGAAAAGTATCATGGGATGTGTAATGGCTACAGGGTCACCAGTAAACCTGAGAGATGCATCAGAG GATCCCAGATTCGACTTCGATGACGATCAATCAAAGATTAGGACTGTTTTGAGTGTTCCTATCAAGGCCCACAGGGGAGAG GTGGTCGGTGTAATGATAATGATCAACAAGAGAGATGGCTGCGATGGATCAGTTTCTGTTTTTACCAACATGGATGAAAAG GTGCTGTCAAATCATATGGATGTGTTGGGGATGGTCCTGGATAATGTCCAGCTGTATGAAAGCTCAAGACAGGAGGCCAAACGCAGTCAG GCCTTGatagagatggcaaaagtattGTCAATGGAGCACCGTTCCTTTGAAATTCTGCTGAGTAAGATGGCTGCCACCATCATGCCCTTCACACGTGCTCAGTACTGCACCATCTTCATCCCTAGCCAGCAAACTTCAGTTGTGGAAGACCAG GTTTCCTTCTCCAGAGTGATCCACCTGGAGTGTGAGGAGCTCGGATCAACCTGCCAGATCTACAGAAG GCATCGTGACATCAGTGACGTAGACCAATCTTCTGCCCTTCGAACTCTGGTTGCTATGAAAACACTAAATATGTCAAAGAGTTCTGAGGAATCAATAAAGAGTCTGATCTGCTGCCCCGTCAGAAATGAGAGGTCTGAAAATGTTATCG CGGTCTGTCAACTGATGAACAAAAAGAGCAGAGACTCAGATGAGATGGAAGCCTTTAACAGATATGATGAGCGCCTACTAGAGGACCTGTCGGTGTACTGCGGTCTGGCTCTGCAGTATGCTCAGGCTGTGCAGATCACTGAGGAGCGCAGGGCCAGTATAGAGGTCACACAGGAG GTTCTTGCCTACCACATCACAGCAGCAGAGTCGGAAATCCAAGCATTGCAG gAGGCCACTATTCCTTCTGTTGAATCACTGAATATTTTAGACTTCCATTTCTCTGATTTtggtcttccagaagacctgaCCACTCAGGCCACCATTCGTATGTTCCTGGACCTCAATTTGGTGCAGGATTTTAACATTGATTACAAG AGTCTCTGCCAGTGGGTACTGACCGTGAGACGTGGTTACAGGAACAGCGTGCCATATCACAACTGGAACCACGCACTGAGCACTGCTCAAAGCATGTTTGCTATGCTCAAGGCCACAGACGAACTCCAG ACAATTTTTTCCCGTCTGGAGATTTTAGCACTGATGATAGCTACTCTGAATCATGATCTTGACCACAGAGGAGTCAGTAACTCGTACATAGAAAG gAGTCAGCAGCCTTTAGCTCAGCTGTATGGACACTCTTCTCTTGAAAACCACCACTACAACCTGTGCCTCTTCATCCTAAACAACACT GGGAGTCAGATTCTCAGCGGTCTCTCTGCAGAAGACCACAGAACTGTACTACACATGATCAAAAGGGCAATCCTTGCAACTGACCTCACTGTCTACATGGA GAGAAGAACAGAGTTCTTTTCTCTCGCCAAGAAAAGCAGAGTGAACTGGAAGAATGAGAAACAAAAAGATTTACTGAg GTCGATGTTGATGACAGCCAGTGACCTCTCTGCTATCACAAAGCCTTGGCCTGAACAAAAAAGG ATTGCCAAGCTAGTTACCATGGAATTCTTCGCACAAGGggacaaagagaaaaaagagtTCAAAATCAAGCCCATT GACATAATGAACAGAGAAAAAAGCACTCGACTGCCATACATGCAAGTTGAATACATTGATGACATCTGCTATCCACTGTACAAG GCTGTATCTAGACTGTTCAACACCTGCTCCCCACTACTGAAGGGTTGTAAGAAGAACAGAGAAAACTGGATGCATCTTACTGAGAAAGCAGATGAAGAAGATTGTGAAAATAGTAGTTGTGTAGCCCTggaaacacataaaaacaatgaGGAAAAGATGCAGACAGAGGAATAG
- the pde5aa gene encoding cGMP-specific 3',5'-cyclic phosphodiesterase isoform X1, with product MPCLHSEALEFMESDSATTGASPGAGTEKSYLRETVTDPPVVRDMGWFFSPLWSPRSKTRSRFGGGGKGDQVEAWLDDHSDFTRAYFLRRASAQSAICLVCDIRVSGPQEESPMPRFPRSSSDHSDLLRKAHHRRTSSPPTSSYLNLSSLMDRLKPLASNLRAPEWMERSSPDILGSHSPCSPCSPRSSRCSFFSNRPLSPVWPCCPDLPHSPHPLCPTTTNTAACGNGECCPWMLELLRGGLSSMGSVAELCQGAVLHAGELLSADCCSLSLVKKDCGGRNTLEELIAPTALGCLSEGNLCSHAHLELVKSIMGCVMATGSPVNLRDASEDPRFDFDDDQSKIRTVLSVPIKAHRGEVVGVMIMINKRDGCDGSVSVFTNMDEKVLSNHMDVLGMVLDNVQLYESSRQEAKRSQALIEMAKVLSMEHRSFEILLSKMAATIMPFTRAQYCTIFIPSQQTSVVEDQVSFSRVIHLECEELGSTCQIYRRHRDISDVDQSSALRTLVAMKTLNMSKSSEESIKSLICCPVRNERSENVIAVCQLMNKKSRDSDEMEAFNRYDERLLEDLSVYCGLALQYAQAVQITEERRASIEVTQEVLAYHITAAESEIQALQEATIPSVESLNILDFHFSDFGLPEDLTTQATIRMFLDLNLVQDFNIDYKSLCQWVLTVRRGYRNSVPYHNWNHALSTAQSMFAMLKATDELQTIFSRLEILALMIATLNHDLDHRGVSNSYIERSQQPLAQLYGHSSLENHHYNLCLFILNNTGSQILSGLSAEDHRTVLHMIKRAILATDLTVYMERRTEFFSLAKKSRVNWKNEKQKDLLRSMLMTASDLSAITKPWPEQKRIAKLVTMEFFAQGDKEKKEFKIKPIDIMNREKSTRLPYMQVEYIDDICYPLYKAVSRLFNTCSPLLKGCKKNRENWMHLTEKADEEDCENSSCVALETHKNNEEKMQTEE from the exons ATGCCCTGCCTCCACTCTGAAGCGCTGGAATTCATGGAGTCTGACAGTGCGACGACCGGGGCATCTCCTGGCGCTGGGACAGAGAAGTCCTACCTCAGGGAAACCGTGACTGATCCGCCGGTGGTGAGGGACATGGGCTGGTTCTTCTCCCCGCTGTGGAGCCCTCGCTCCAAGACGCGAAGCAGGTTTGGAGGCGGTGGGAAAGGCGACCAAGTGGAAGCATGGCTGGATGACCACTCCGACTTTACAAGGGCTTACTTTTTACGCAGAGCTTCCGC CCAATCAGCTATCTGTCTTGTCTGTGACATCAGGGTCAGTGGTCCACAGGAAGAGTCCCCAATGCCCAGGTTTCCCAGGAGCAGCTCTGACCACTCTGACCTCCTCAGGAAGGCTCATCATCGCAGGACTTCCTCTCCACCGACCAGCTCATACTTGAACCTTTCATCCTTGATGGACAGGCTCAAACCCCTTGCCTCCAATCTCAGGGCCCCTGAGTGGATGGAACGCTCCAGTCCAGATATATTGGGCAGTCACTCCCCTTGTTCTCCATGCTCTCCTCGCTCTTCACgctgctcttttttttccaaccGTCCTCTTTCTCCCGTTTGGCCTTGCTGCCCTGACTTACCCCACTCTCCTCATCCTCTGTGTCCCACTACTACAAATACTGCAGCCTGTGGCAATGGTGAGTGTTGCCCATGGATGCTGGAGCTCCTGAGAGGAGGTCTCAGCTCGATGGGCTCTGTAGCAGAGCTCTGCCAGGGTGCTGTCTTGCACGCTGGGGAGCTCCTGTCAGCTGATTGTTGCTCCCTATCTCTGGTAAAGAAAGACTGTGGTGGAAGGAACACCTTGGAGGAGTTGATTGCCCCAACAGCGTTAGGGTGCTTAAGCGAGGGCAACCTCTGCAGCCATGCACACCTGGAGCTGGTGAAAAGTATCATGGGATGTGTAATGGCTACAGGGTCACCAGTAAACCTGAGAGATGCATCAGAG GATCCCAGATTCGACTTCGATGACGATCAATCAAAGATTAGGACTGTTTTGAGTGTTCCTATCAAGGCCCACAGGGGAGAG GTGGTCGGTGTAATGATAATGATCAACAAGAGAGATGGCTGCGATGGATCAGTTTCTGTTTTTACCAACATGGATGAAAAG GTGCTGTCAAATCATATGGATGTGTTGGGGATGGTCCTGGATAATGTCCAGCTGTATGAAAGCTCAAGACAGGAGGCCAAACGCAGTCAG GCCTTGatagagatggcaaaagtattGTCAATGGAGCACCGTTCCTTTGAAATTCTGCTGAGTAAGATGGCTGCCACCATCATGCCCTTCACACGTGCTCAGTACTGCACCATCTTCATCCCTAGCCAGCAAACTTCAGTTGTGGAAGACCAG GTTTCCTTCTCCAGAGTGATCCACCTGGAGTGTGAGGAGCTCGGATCAACCTGCCAGATCTACAGAAG GCATCGTGACATCAGTGACGTAGACCAATCTTCTGCCCTTCGAACTCTGGTTGCTATGAAAACACTAAATATGTCAAAGAGTTCTGAGGAATCAATAAAGAGTCTGATCTGCTGCCCCGTCAGAAATGAGAGGTCTGAAAATGTTATCG CGGTCTGTCAACTGATGAACAAAAAGAGCAGAGACTCAGATGAGATGGAAGCCTTTAACAGATATGATGAGCGCCTACTAGAGGACCTGTCGGTGTACTGCGGTCTGGCTCTGCAGTATGCTCAGGCTGTGCAGATCACTGAGGAGCGCAGGGCCAGTATAGAGGTCACACAGGAG GTTCTTGCCTACCACATCACAGCAGCAGAGTCGGAAATCCAAGCATTGCAG gAGGCCACTATTCCTTCTGTTGAATCACTGAATATTTTAGACTTCCATTTCTCTGATTTtggtcttccagaagacctgaCCACTCAGGCCACCATTCGTATGTTCCTGGACCTCAATTTGGTGCAGGATTTTAACATTGATTACAAG AGTCTCTGCCAGTGGGTACTGACCGTGAGACGTGGTTACAGGAACAGCGTGCCATATCACAACTGGAACCACGCACTGAGCACTGCTCAAAGCATGTTTGCTATGCTCAAGGCCACAGACGAACTCCAG ACAATTTTTTCCCGTCTGGAGATTTTAGCACTGATGATAGCTACTCTGAATCATGATCTTGACCACAGAGGAGTCAGTAACTCGTACATAGAAAG gAGTCAGCAGCCTTTAGCTCAGCTGTATGGACACTCTTCTCTTGAAAACCACCACTACAACCTGTGCCTCTTCATCCTAAACAACACT GGGAGTCAGATTCTCAGCGGTCTCTCTGCAGAAGACCACAGAACTGTACTACACATGATCAAAAGGGCAATCCTTGCAACTGACCTCACTGTCTACATGGA GAGAAGAACAGAGTTCTTTTCTCTCGCCAAGAAAAGCAGAGTGAACTGGAAGAATGAGAAACAAAAAGATTTACTGAg GTCGATGTTGATGACAGCCAGTGACCTCTCTGCTATCACAAAGCCTTGGCCTGAACAAAAAAGG ATTGCCAAGCTAGTTACCATGGAATTCTTCGCACAAGGggacaaagagaaaaaagagtTCAAAATCAAGCCCATT GACATAATGAACAGAGAAAAAAGCACTCGACTGCCATACATGCAAGTTGAATACATTGATGACATCTGCTATCCACTGTACAAG GCTGTATCTAGACTGTTCAACACCTGCTCCCCACTACTGAAGGGTTGTAAGAAGAACAGAGAAAACTGGATGCATCTTACTGAGAAAGCAGATGAAGAAGATTGTGAAAATAGTAGTTGTGTAGCCCTggaaacacataaaaacaatgaGGAAAAGATGCAGACAGAGGAATAG